Proteins encoded together in one Lycium ferocissimum isolate CSIRO_LF1 unplaced genomic scaffold, AGI_CSIRO_Lferr_CH_V1 ctg11926, whole genome shotgun sequence window:
- the LOC132041846 gene encoding uncharacterized protein LOC132041846: MKVVEMRMLRWMCWHTRSDRIRNEDILGNIRVTSVEDKMRESRMRWYKYVQRRCTDAPIRRCERLSVDDFKRGRGRPKKYWGEMVRTRADISGDEAPTPAARVVARGKKLKQRPWQGPMKEERQGPANAPPEIIATPVLQDAMVHIVDT, encoded by the exons atgaaagttgtagaaatgaggatgttgcgatggatgtgttGGCATACTAGGAGTGATAGGAtaaggaatgaagatatcctgGGAAATATACGAGTGACTTCAGTGGAGGATAAGATGCGGGAATCGAGGATGAGATGGTACAAATATGTGCAGAGGAGGTGTACAGATGCCCCAAtacggaggtgtgagaggttgtcTGTGGACGATTTCAAGAGAGgcagaggtaggccgaagaagtactggggagag atggtgaggacacgcGCGGATATTTCAGGAGACGAGGCACCGACACCTGCTGCCAGAGTTGTGGCGCGTGGCAAGAAGCTGAAGCAGAGGCCGTGGCAGGG GCCTATGAAGGAGGAGAGGCAAGGACCAGCTAACGCACCTCCTGAGATCATTGCTACACCAGTTCTCCAGGATGCCATGGTGCacattgttgacacctaa